In Zingiber officinale cultivar Zhangliang chromosome 1A, Zo_v1.1, whole genome shotgun sequence, the DNA window ACAGAAGACAAAATTCAATATCTGAGAAACAAATGAGAAATACCAAATATGTGTTACAATAAATTGAGCAATAGTGGATATTGAAGTAACCTATGTTGAAGGTCCATGTAATAAGCATTGAGCAGCTTGAACTAAGGAGGCCAAGTTTATCCCATTTGCTGATTGGTGAGGGTTAATGAATGGCTTAAAGTACAAGAGCCCAGGTTAATTGTAGGGTGAATGCCTGAGCTAATGAATCCCCATCGCTAGCCCTATGCTGCCAATATGGGAATAACTAGGGTGTCTCATCCTAAGTCCTAAACTTGAATAGCATGGACGAGCGATGTAAAATGCTACTCTATTTACACGATTCTTCTCTGCAATGTTAAGCTAGGTGCCTCAAAGGTGCAGCAAGTTTACTTGAGTTGCTCCTGGAACCAGCATGGGATAACAATATATTTAGTGTCACAGAGATCACTGTCAATTTCTCCATGATTAAATCAATCTTGCCATGAATTGACCATAACACAACTGACAATCTGTAGCAATAGTCATTCCACATCTAAGAAATTTTGACAGACGTTAAATACTTGTGAATGCTCATTCTTAAAGAATGCATGCAATATAAGTAAAATAGCATTAGAGGCATAATAGGATTTCACCCTCCAGGGACTTTTATGGACAGTCAAGGGTTAACGCAAATGAAAACATTAAGCTCAACCTCAGCCTTTGTCCTGGCCTGAGCACTGAGAAGACTGCCAGAGGCGCGAAAGAGAACAGGATAGATTCATTCGCTACGATCCTAAAATGCCGTGGATAATGTCTTTTTCCTCCATTCCAAATATCCCAAGACAAAACAGTAAATTTTAGACAAACAAATAGACAGCCATACACAATTATTGACCACTAAGTATTCCAAAAACACATGAAGATCTGCAGAAGCCTAAGTTTAACACGGGCAAACAAAGGATCGGCAACAAATCACATGATCACGGATATGGAGCGACCGAACACTACAAACAGATCGAAGGGGAAAACTGCTAAATCCGAATACCTAGACACACAGGAATCATAAACCGTAATTCGAGCCAAACAAAGCACCACCGATAGCCCTCGGGCCGAGAAATCAAGCCAATAAATCACTAAAGAAGCGGTACCAGGTCATCTCGGCTCCATCTCGCCGCCGTCTAGGTGGTAGATACCTCCGAGGGAGATGAAAGGGACCAACTCCCGCAGCAAACGATGCGCTCGCCCTTGCTCGAGCGGTGGTGGCGGCCAAAGGCAATCGCTGCCTCACCAGGCGATGCGCCGCTGGGGAATAGGGGAGAGAAGGGCTTTATAGGTTTCACCGAGATGGGTTAAGATGTCATCTCAGCCGTTGATTACGAAGAGGATtaggaaattatatatatatatatatatatatatatatatagggtcaAGATGTCATCTCAGCCGTTGATTACGAAGAGGATTAggaaattatatatatacatatatataaatatagggTCAAGATGTCATCTCAGCCGTTGATTACGAAGAGGATgaggaaattatatatatatatatatataattttggacCTAATAAAGTCTTTATGTATTCAAATTTACAAATTCAACCCCTCATTTATCTTTTTCCAAAATCACCCTCATTGAgtgattaaaatattttaaaagttaggGATAGATGCtcactaattttaaaattgatatttttatttatttttgtttttaattttagtGGACTAAATTGATCAAGTCAACTGgttcttaaatttatatataaacaaaataaaataaaattttagagaaCAGAGCCTTTATATGGATAGTTTTCATTATTAAGGGTCCTACTTGAATAATTAATCTACATATGAGTCAGTGCGTTAAGACGGTTTCAACCCTCAGTTATCACAAGTGCTTGACTTGAGCTGAACCAGTTCCAACCGATCAAATCAATTATAGACCTTGTCCTTATAATTCACAATTGATTAAAACATATCCCAAACACAATTGTCAACTAGGATGCACTAAATTATATTTTCTATGGAATAATAAACCTTAGATATTAGGTTATCTATCTATTGCGAGCATTCTCAAATTTATCAATAGATTTATATTAATAAATGataaaaaaacttttataaaatcgGATCACTCATGTCTAAGATTTGTCACTACGAAGGGACTAGCTTAAAAAAACAATTGATTACCACAACTTATTTCAAATAGTTGGGATAACTTGATAAGATTATAGAGGCATAATCAGAATCTAAATTTATCTAGGTTAATAGTCgagatataataaattaattgattaaaaatataaacaaaaaatgattattaattttacaaaattataaaaCAATAGTATCTAATATTCAATACATTCAAAATTAAAGCATAAAGTAAAAAACGTTATTGAAATTGTGctcttcgattttttttttttaatcaaacgtattaattattatatcattatcaaTTTTTTCAACCAACTCCCGTTCAATAAATTcattaaataaaactaatcaaattaattagtaaatctgttaataaatttaatcaatttattaaaataaaaaatagtagtTGACTCATACagataatatcaaaagaaaatatacctaCGACAATAGTCGTACCGATATCGTGTGCTATTCGAGAGAAGGGATGTCGCGCTTGTATTCGTTGAGTTACTGTCAAACACCTGTATAGAATATGAATATAAAATATCACGTGAATGATAATATAAAGATCTTTAAGAAATTGAGAAATTACGTCGCCGAGAAAGGAGCTCGATTGCTCGAAGGAAATCCATTCTAAAAATAAACAGATCTACTCGAACCTAGTGACGGAAAAAgaagatcaaaattaaaatctttcgcaACTACGACTTTGCGGATAAGAGGAAAAACAAGGAGGTGGGGGACGACGGTACTTGTGGCTCTGCATATAAGAGGAAAAAAATAAGAGATAGCGTGTGtggagtttataaaattttgatttaattaaaattcctaataAATTGACATATGttttggaaatttaattaaacaaaatcaaaaattttgatttaatagaaagcaaataggaaataattaaggaaaaaaatatagggatgatttttttatttttctaaaattggtGGGGCTGGAGCCCATCCTAGCCCAATGTGATTCCGCTCATGGTTGTTAGCTATAAATATGTTAAGAATAATTATGATATGATTAGTCAACCTCAAATTTCACAATGCTATTGCATAGTTCATGGATGCAACGAATGttagtcccctcggatgggtctagtggctagcgcatgaggtgttgtcataatgaggtctgggattcgaatcttggtaaagccgaggtaaatacctcccttatgtgctagtcactattccaatggctagtagccgtccgtgatttacctcctctgtgttgatcCTGGGACGGATTAGCGGGAATGCTGGAGATGAACAtattcaccttttgtcacaaTGGATGCAACGAATGTTACTTACGGACTAATGTTGTTGGTTCATATAAGATGTTGTCAATAAATCGATTTTGAACAAGTGTAACCTTAATCCTTCATTGCATGTACTAATATTGTTGGATGAAACCCCTATCTCCCTTCAAGAGAGCGTGGGATCACCTTGGATATGTCGTCAAGGTGATAATTTCACCTTTTTActgttaataaaatttttaccCACTTCCAAAATGTGTGTAGTCGCCCTAGAGGACCACTAAGGCTATGTTTACTTGGGAGGGTGGAaagcaaaattaaggaaaagtttctacagtggaaaagtttccgtcgtttatttcattaaaattttccgaaGGAAAAGTAACGCAATCCATCCGCGGATAATTTTTgagccaaaatcgatcacctcaaaatcggacggaaaacagcggatggaaaaaaaaatgacgcatgtaccccttttgcattcacaaaattacaccatataccaaaaaaaatgacgcatgtagcctttttaactcataaaattacactatgtaccaaaaaaaaatgacgcatgcacccttttttatttacaaaattacatcataagtattcaccttcctctatcaaggtaaacaagtgtgcaaaggaaaagatttcttcaccatttcttttctcttcctctaaagataactttccatagttgattcctttcctttcctcatccacactcttGAGTAAACATAGCCTAAATGTCGATTTCATCTTTGCTTCAATGAATACGACAAACAGACCATTACACTAGGGTCAAAATATCCTATAATTTATCTAATTGTATCTTGTCATGGGACAATGACACTATACCGCTTGAAATAAGTGATATTGCCTTTTACTCCAATATATAAAACGTACAAAACCCCTACGAATTGACACAATTAGTAGATAGGTACAAAACCCCTACCAATTGACACAATTAGTACAAAACCCCTACCAATTGACACAATTAGTAGATACGTAAGTATTTATTCTAATAAATCTTAAAGTCCATTTCTAACCAGtaaaaaaatatcttattaaATATCTAATCTCATccatacaaaatttatttatctatattttatcaTAAAACCGACGATATATGATCGATTAAGATGAACGGTATCACTTTTACGCTGGATACAACGAATGAAACTTGTTTTGTCCTAATTTGTGTTTCTAGTAGAAAACACAGTGGCAGATCAGTGTTTCAGAAACCGGACTAGGTCAACAATTCGATCAGTTAAGTCGGGTTCAACCCTCCTGATCAGTTCGAAAAACATCCGGAAAAAAGAATATGACATTCTAATGGAACAGAAAAGAAAGGTGAAACAAAGCTCTTTCACGAACAGCACTGTCACAAACTTCTCACAGCCTTCTAAAACTAAAGGTGAAACTATTTTGCGATGCTCTTTTGTCAAAAACTGTGTTTCCCGCTTGCATCATTTCGACGAATTCGTTGTAGTCAATGCGCCCATCCTGCACAGAAAAATTCGATGAAACAGACAGTTCATCAGATATCCAACTTCGCGATCTataattgacaaaaaaaaaaaagaagaaagggcATGTTTGAATACATTATCTTGATCTACTTCCCTGATCATTTCTTCTAGCTGAACATCTCCTACACCAAACTCTTCGCAAGCTTGCTGCAGTTCGTCTGGGGTTATGTAACCACTCCCGTCTTTGTCGAAATATTGGAAGGCGGCAAATAAGTGATCCTCTTTCTCGATCTTGTTAAGGTGCAGTGTGGCAGCAATAAACTCATCGTAATCTATGGTACCACTGTTATCTACGTCTGCCTTCAATTCACATTTCCAGAAAGAGGAATAAGTGAAGAATTGAAGATGACTTCTTTGTTCATGAAAAGTTAAATTCACAAAATGTTTTAGTGAGTAATCTCTGAAATAGCATGCAATAATCAGATGCTGTCGCTTAGGTTGATGTTTTATAATCCATAAACTATTtatcagaagaagaaaaaacacttACTGATCTCATAAGCTCGTAAATTTCTGAGTCCTTGAGATCGGCGCCAACTCTTTCTAAACCAGCTTTGAGTTCTTCAAAAGTTATTTGCCCACTATTATCTGTGTCTATCATCTTAAACATCTCCTTCAGGCCAGCAATTTCATCCTCGGATAGGCTAGCAGCAATAACCTAAGCAAGAAGGAGCCTAGGTGACATATCAACTAAAGCCTCAAACCTGAGCTAGAAATTAATGTTATATAATTAACACAAACAACAATACGACACCACAATGCGTATAATTCACATTGTTGTTTGTTAGACAAGCGTATTTTTCCTGGTTTGAGAGCATTCTTTTTTCATTTATGAGTATTCTTGGTTGATTTATGACCAATTTATCAACTAAATTAGTGGAATGGTAAATGCAGATTGTAAACAACCATTTTCAGCAAAAAACATGGTTTAAAAGGCACCTTAGTCGTAAATTTAAAAACAGGTTAACCTTGTTCTCTACCGCAGTGCAAAGATACGCGTGATAGATCTCACTGAGACAATGAGTTATTACTTATGCCCTGGATCACATGTATGCATGACTAAATGCTTTTGATAAATACGATGGTTTGTAGTTTGGCCACACTCAAAATGATTGTTTTGAACCAAGGGGCATCAGAAAATGTACCCTAAGCGCCATCTTTTTGAACTTGTTCATTGCCGAGAACTTTTTCAGGCGGGTGAGAACTGCAGAATCCAGAGGTTTATCAGGAGCTGCACCATCAGTTTGTACCCAAGGATGACCTACAAAGAGatatgatatccaatatcaaATTAACAGTGTGGATACAATATTTGCGATGTCAGTCAAAAATCAGAGGAGCCAATCATTCATGTTCTTAGGAAGTCCTTCACGCTCTTCTTTAAAAATTGGAGAATATATAGTATTTATCTAAACAATCTAGAAGTTGAGACTAGATTGAGGAAACTAACATAGAACTTCATGGGCAGTCAACCTTTTCTTCGGGTCTCTCACGAGAATTTTTCTTAAAAGATCTTTTGCACTTTCCGATATACTTGGCCATGGATCTGAAGTCAGGTTAAGTTTACCATACAGAACCTCTTTAAAAATATCCTGTTCAGATTCTGGAGATagtgcacaaaaaaaaaaaagttatatagTCCAATGAATTAATAGTTCAGACACCTATTCTTTCTACATGCTAAATGGATTTGCAACCATTTTATAGTGAAAAGTATAATTAGTCAAAGGTAAGTTACTGACCTGCCCAAAAGGGAGGTACCCCAGTCAAAAGAATATAGATTATTATTCCAGCACTCCAAACATCTGATTCAGGACCATAGCTCTTATTCAGGACTTCCGGTGCAACATAATATGGGCTACCGACTACATCAGTGAATATTTCACCTGAAGAAAAGTATATCAAAGATAGTAAAGAAAACAAAGTCAGTGACATGTATAAGTGAAGAATTAGCCAAATAATAATGCAtcttatttgtttttgtttttgttgtttttctttttgtataAAAACCACAACAATATTACTACTATCATATTCAGTGAACGAATTAAGAAGGCGAGATTAACCAAAACATGATAATTCATTTCCATCTTTGTGAAAAGGAAAATGCATCTGAAGTCATAAATTTCAGGAAAATGTAGCAAAACCAAAGCAGAAATTTGTGCATTGAAATCCAATGTATTATGTTTAGTTGGTAAATGCAGCATTGACCAACTGATAATTCACAAACCTCCAAAGTCGAACTGCATGGACTTAATTGTGAGACTATATTTTTATCTAAATAGAAAGATGGCATTGGCTTAAGTAACAAACCGTGAACCGAGTATGCGTTTTAATTCTGCATTTGAACCTTGTTTGTGCAAATATCAACTAAATGTTCAAAACAACAATGAAATTAAGAAGTATACCAGGTTGAAAGAATACCGACAATCCAAAGTCAATGGTCTTGAGGGTTGAGTCCTCCATTTGGTTCACGAAAAGAAAATTTTCAGGCTTGAGGTCCCTGTGCATGACACCCATGGAGTGGCAAGCTTCCACAACCCCAACAATTACCCTTGCAAGTTCAGCAGCCTTTCGCTCAGTATAGTACCCTTTTTGGATTATTCTATCAAATAGCTCACCGCCTGCACACAACTCCATCACCACATGAACAGCCACAGCATCTTCATAAGCCCCCTTGATGGAGATGACATTAGGGAGGCCATTTACATGGTGCATTATCTGGATCTCCCTCCTCACATCCTCGATGTCATCCTCAGTGATCAACTTCCTCTTCAAGATGGATTTGCAAGCGTAATGCTTGCTGGTTTCCTTCTCGACACAGAAGTAGGTGGTGCCGAATTGACCCTCACCGAGCTTCTTTCCTAAGTTGTAAATATCCTTCAAATTCACCGACTTTTGCCGCAATACCGAGTCCACCTGGAGGCCGGCAGAGCTGACTCGCTTTACTCGGGAGGGCTTCTTGGAAGGGGCTTCGGCCACCAACGGGTTCCCGGCCACTTGGAGGGCGCCGGGAGGCTTTGCTCCGACGCCGTGAATCGTGACGGGCTCGGGAGCTTCAGTGACTGAGGAAATCGGAGCCAAAGCGGCAGAGACGTCGTTACCGGCGACGGCGTCTTCCGCGTCGGCGGAGCGCCAGATGACGGTGGAAACCGATTGAAAGAAGACATTTCTCGGTCCAGCGCATGTGTTGCCCATCGATTCTTGTACTCGAGCACTATTTTACCATTCGCTTCCAGTCTGCCAGAAATTATCAACAGACCAGAAAAAAGCCTACTCAGCAGCTACAACTCCAAAGGAAGCGTGGAGCTCAAAAACGCAAACAAAATCGAAGCTTTGGAACGACTACATACCTAAACCCGTGACCGAAGTCTACCTACGCTCGAAAAATTTGCACTCTTCTCCAGAAATCGGAGGCGGAAGCGAGGAGGAAGAGGATAGACTAAGCGCATGCCTTGTCCGcatggagaagaacacttccatGTTCGATCGGCACGAGAAATCCGTGGAAGAATCTTGCAGCAATTGAAGTCGCCCTAGAGTCGAAATCAAGTTGACATGAGAGAGCTTAGCGGAAGAATCGATGCAGGCAGGAAGAGCGTGAGGAAGCGGAGGAAGGTAAAGGCACTTCTACAGCCCCATCCCTGGATAACTCTTAAATTGTAAGCATACCCTTCGATATAAAATTGCATATACACCCTTGTACAGTTAAATTTTGCACAAGGGCTTGAGTACATCAAGTGAATTATTTCAATAAAGTCATTCAATTTAATGATATAAAAGACAACTATTCGAATCCATTTATAAGGGAATATTTGCATTTCAATTGGCCAAGGAAATATTGAAATTTATGTAcaaattctcaaattaataaaAGTAAACATGATTAATCAGGTGAGGTGCCATCGGGTTAATCAATAGGTGAATAGGCAACAGTGTAGAAAATCAACGTTTGTAaacatattatttaattaaaataattctttGGGTTATAGTTGAAAAGATATATTAAAACGAGAGATAAGTTTATAAGTGGATTCATTTCTTTAGTTATATCATCCTTATAGGAGTAGAAAAGGGAGAAATGTAAGAgaatgtttggtttgtatttcacatcttgttttctatttttagtttttgagaaaataaaaaatatatttaatttatattttttatatttattttctaaaaaagacCGAACGTTTTATAAAAAacagaaaatacagaaaaatgattttccaatttttttttaaaaaaatgattttctaaaaatgaaaataaaaatgcaAACAAACCAAATGCTCCCTAAGtatcccatggtagttttgatttaGTCAATcaatttaagttaagttaggttctatatTTGTATTTGATGTCATGTGTCTAAATGCACAGAAATTTaaaagcacaagaagtcgagtggaagacgcagcagacgaaaaggatgacacgggaaagaaGCTAACGGgttcggtgcattcgagggacgaggagctgcgGAAAAGTATAGCGGTGggcgagaaggacgtgcgcgacATCCGAGGGAAGAGAAGCCAGGAAGGAAGTTTGCttaaggagaaggtcggagttacattcgggtgaactcaactccGGATAATCGGAGCATTGTCCACGCGAAGAAGACCAGCTGGAAGTTGATCAAccttatggaaggcaccttcaataagcTAAAAGGTGTCTTCAAAGCCTCatgaaaggtgccttcaacactcgTTAaccgaaaataaaattttattttcggtGGATAAAACTTAACCTATTGAATGCATCTTGGActtacttgaaggcgcctccaaaccaCAAATAAGATTTTCCAGATGCTATAAAAAGACTCTTAGAACTAGAAAATCAACAACAACTTTTGTATTTATCTCCTAGCATCTTTCTAAGctatcaaagagtgtaagagactttTCCACCTTTAACGAAGGAGAATTTTAATGAGCTTTTA includes these proteins:
- the LOC122033026 gene encoding calcium-dependent protein kinase 10-like isoform X2; amino-acid sequence: MGNTCAGPRNVFFQSVSTVIWRSADAEDAVAGNDVSAALAPISSVTEAPEPVTIHGVGAKPPGALQVAGNPLVAEAPSKKPSRVKRVSSAGLQVDSVLRQKSVNLKDIYNLGKKLGEGQFGTTYFCVEKETSKHYACKSILKRKLITEDDIEDVRREIQIMHHVNGLPNVISIKGAYEDAVAVHVVMELCAGGELFDRIIQKGYYTERKAAELARVIVGVVEACHSMGVMHRDLKPENFLFVNQMEDSTLKTIDFGLSVFFQPGEIFTDVVGSPYYVAPEVLNKSYGPESDVWSAGIIIYILLTGVPPFWAESEQDIFKEVLYGKLNLTSDPWPSISESAKDLLRKILVRDPKKRLTAHEVLCHPWVQTDGAAPDKPLDSAVLTRLKKFSAMNKFKKMALRVIAASLSEDEIAGLKEMFKMIDTDNSGQITFEELKAGLERVGADLKDSEIYELMRSADVDNSGTIDYDEFIAATLHLNKIEKEDHLFAAFQYFDKDGSGYITPDELQQACEEFGVGDVQLEEMIREVDQDNDGRIDYNEFVEMMQAGNTVFDKRASQNSFTFSFRRL
- the LOC122033026 gene encoding calcium-dependent protein kinase 10-like isoform X1; the protein is MGNTCAGPRNVFFQSVSTVIWRSADAEDAVAGNDVSAALAPISSVTEAPEPVTIHGVGAKPPGALQVAGNPLVAEAPSKKPSRVKRVSSAGLQVDSVLRQKSVNLKDIYNLGKKLGEGQFGTTYFCVEKETSKHYACKSILKRKLITEDDIEDVRREIQIMHHVNGLPNVISIKGAYEDAVAVHVVMELCAGGELFDRIIQKGYYTERKAAELARVIVGVVEACHSMGVMHRDLKPENFLFVNQMEDSTLKTIDFGLSVFFQPGEIFTDVVGSPYYVAPEVLNKSYGPESDVWSAGIIIYILLTGVPPFWAESEQDIFKEVLYGKLNLTSDPWPSISESAKDLLRKILVRDPKKRLTAHEVLCHPWVQTDGAAPDKPLDSAVLTRLKKFSAMNKFKKMALRVIAASLSEDEIAGLKEMFKMIDTDNSGQITFEELKAGLERVGADLKDSEIYELMRSADVDNSGTIDYDEFIAATLHLNKIEKEDHLFAAFQYFDKDGSGYITPDELQQACEEFGVGDVQLEEMIREVDQDNVFKHALSSFFFLSIIDREVGYLMNCLFHRIFLCRMGALTTTNSSK